GCAACAGCTGGATGGACGACGCGACGAAGAAGGCGGCGCTCGAAAAGCTTGCTGCCTTCGAACCGCGCATCGGCCACCCGGTCAAATATATCGACTATTCGTCGATGAAGGTCGTGAAGGGCGATCCGCTCGGCAACGCACTGCGCGGTGACGACTTCCAGTGGAAGCTACGGCTCAGCCGCTTTCCGCATCCGGTCGACCGCACCCTGTGGGGAATGACACCGCAGACGATCAACGCCTACTACAACCCGCTGGCGAACCAGATCACCTTCCCGGCCGCCATCCTGCAGCCGCCCTTCTTCGATCCGAACGCCGATGCCGCCGCCAATTACGGCGCGATCGGCGCGGTCATCGGTCACGAAATGGGCCATGGCTTCGACGACGAAGGCCGCAAGTTCGACCCGAAGGGGGCGCTCCGCGACTGGTGGTCGGCGGACGCCGCCAAGTCCTACGCCACGCGCACGGACAAACTGGTCGCGCAGTATAATGCGTTCACCCCCTTCCCCGGCGCCAGCGTCAACGGGAAGCTGACGCTGGGCGAAAACCTCGGCGACCTGTCGGGCGTCGAAGCGGCCTATGCGGCGTACAAGAAGTACACCGCCAAGCACGGCGAGCCGCCGGTGATCGACGGCATGACCGGCGACCAGCGCTTCTTCATCGCCTACGCCCAGGCATGGCAGGAAAAGGACCGTGAGGATGCGGAACGGCAGCAGCTGCTCACCGACCCGCACAGCCCCGGCAAGTATCGCGTCAACGGCATCGTCCGGAACATCGACGCCTGGTACAAGGCCTTCAACATTCAGCCGGGCGACAAGCTCTACCTCCCGCCGGAACAGCGCGTTCACATCTGGTAAGCGGCTAGGAAAAGCGGCGCTGCCCGGCTAGGGCGGCGCCGTGACCGCTACAGTTCATACGTTGAGCCCGCCGCGAGCGCCGTCGCTCGATGCAATGATCGGGCTCGTCGCCGCCGACATGAACGGCGTGAATGCCGTCATCCTCGACCGGATGCAGAGCAAGGTCGCGCTCATTCCCGAGCTGGCCGGCCACCTGATCGCCGGCGGCGGAAAGCGCATGCGGCCGATGCTGACGCTCGCCTGCGCAAGCCTGCTCGGCTATCCGGGAACGCGCCATCACAAGCTCGCCGCCGCGGTCGAGTTTATCCACACCGCGACGCTGCTCCACGACGATGTCGTCGACGGCTCGGGCATGCGCCGCGGCAAGCGCACCGCCAATCTCATCTGGGGCAATCCCGCGAGCGTGCTCGTCGGTGATTTCCTGTTCAGCCGCGCGTTCGAGCTGATGGTCGAAGACGGCAGCTTGAAGGTGCTGCGCATCCTCAGCCACGCCTCCGCCGTCATCGCCGAAGGCGAGGTGGAACAGCTCACCGCCCAGCGACGCGTCGAGACCGACGAGGAGCAGTATCTCACCATCATCAGCTCGAAGACGGCAGCTCTCTTCGCCGCGGCCTGCCGCGTTGCACCGGTCGTCTCGGAAGCCGACGAGGACAGCGAGCATGCGCTCGAAAGCTACGGCAAGAACCTCGGCATCGCTTTCCAGCTAACCGACGACGTCATCGACTATGCATCCGACGCCGCGACCATGGGCAAGGGTGTCGGCGACGACTTCCGCGACGGCAAGATGACGCTTCCGGTAATCCTCGCCTACGCGCGCGGCAGCGACAGCGACCGCGCCTTCTGGCGAGCTGCGATGTCGGGCGAGCGCGCCACCGACGCCGACCTTGCCCAAGCCATCGACCTACTGCGCTCTTCAGACGCACTTCAGGACACGATCGAGCGCGCCCGCCAATATGGTCGCCGCGCCATCGATTCTCTCGGCAAGTTTCCGGCCAGCAAGGCGAAGTCCGCCCTTGTCGAAGCCGCCGAATTCGCCGTCGCACGCGCTTACTAGCGGGCTGTCCTACAAGGACCTCATTGTGCCACAGCTCATCGCGTCGAACCGATCGGCCCGGCAGACGGTTTAAAAACATGCGCGTCACTGCGAACATTGAGAACATTCGCGCATGAGCCTCCCCATTGATGCCGTCCTGCCCGACCTGCTCGATGCGCTCAAAGCCGGTGCGCGTGCGCTGCTTGTGGCGCCTCCGGGTGCAGGCAAGACGACGCGTGTCGCCCCGGCCTTACTCGATCAAACCTGGTGCGACGGACAAGTGCTCCTCCTCGTTCCGCGCCGCCTCGCTGCACGTGCCGCCGCCGAATTCATGGCCTCGGCGCTGAGCGAAAAGCCCGGCGATACGATCGGCTACGCGACACGGCTCGACAGCAAGGCCGGCAAGAACACGCGCGTCGTCGTAATGACGCATGGCGTCTTCCTCGCTCGCATCCAGTCGGATCCCGAGCTTGCTGGCGTTTCCGCCGTGCTGTTCGATGAAGTCCACGAACGCAGCCTCGACAACGACTTGGCTCTTGCGCTCGCGCTGGATGCGGCCGCCGGACTGCGCGAGGACCTTCGCATCGTCGCCATGTCCGCGACGCTCGACATCGAGCGGTTCAAGCGCCTGCTCAACGACCCGCCGACGATCGTCAGCGAGGGCAAGAGCTTCCCGCTCGACGTGATCCATGCCGGACGCGACGCCACCGCGCGGACCGAGCCCCAGATGGCGTCTACGATTCGCTCGGCGCTGGCAGTGCATGCAGGATCGCTGCTCGCCTTTCTGCCGGGCGTTGCCGAGATTGAGCGGACTGCGGATGCGCTCGGCACGCTGCCTGCCGACGTCGAGCTTCACAAGCTGCATGGTGGCATCGAGCCTGCTTCCCAGCGCCGCGCGCTCGCAAAGCCGCCGGCTGGTATGCGCAAGCTCGTCCTCGCCACAAGCATCGCCGAAACCAGCGTCACGCTGGAGGACGTGCGCATCGTCGTCGACAGCGGCCTCGCTCGCCGTCCCCGCTACGATCGCGGCGCTGGTCTCACCCGATTGGTCACCGAACGCGCCAGCCGCGCCGCCGTCACTCAACGCGCAGGCCGCGCCGCGCGCCAGGCGCCGGGAGTCGCCATCCGCTTGTGGGAGGAAGCCGCAACAGCGTCGTTGCCAGCGCACGATCCGCCGGAAATCCTCGAAGCCGACCTTTCGAGCCTGCTGCTGACCTGCCTGCTCTGGGGAGAGGCCGATCCGGCGCGCCTGTCCTTCCTCGACGCTCCGCCGATTGCCGCGCTCGACGAAGCACGCGCTCGCCTTTCTGCGCTGGGCGCCATTGACCACAACGGCCGCGTGACTGACCATGGTCGAGCCATATCAAGCGTGCCTCTGGAGCCGCGATTGGCGCATATGTTGCTCGACGCGCGCGTCCGCGGCCTTGGCTCTGCCGCCACAGAAGTTGCCGTCCTGCTTACCGAGCGCGGACTGGGTGGTAACGATCCCGATCTCGAGCTGCGATGGAGGCGCTGGCGCGGCGACAGATCGCCGCGTGCTCAATCCGCGCGCAATCTCGTCTCGGGGTGGCGACGGCGGCTGGACATCAATGAGCGTGACGCCGACGTGCACGATCTCGGCAAAGCTCTCGCGCTTGCTTTCCCCGACCGCGTGTCGAGGCGACGCGATGCGTCGAGCGGAAGCTGGCAATCGATCGGCGGCCGCGGCTTTCGGCTCGATCCAGCATCGTCGCTCGCATCGAGCCAATGGCTCGCCGTCGGTGAGGTCGCCGGTCGCGCTTCCGGCGCGCGCATCCTGTCCGCCGCTGCCATCGACGAACAGGACGTGCTGGCGCTGTTCGCCAACCGCATCGAGACACGGCACGACCGCGACTTCGACCCAGCGACGGGCGCCGTCACGCCCACCCGCAGCCGCAGGCTCGGCGCAATCCGGCTTTCCAGCGGCCCTGACCCGTCGCCTGATCGAGAAGGGATCGAGCGCGCCCTGGTCAAAGGTGTCCGTGAGCACGGCCTCGACCACCTTCTCTGGGACGATCGATCTCTGCAGTTGCGCGCCCGAGCGGCGTTCGCGCACCGCCACGATACGTCGACCCCGTTGCTAGACGACGAAACGCTTCTCGAGCGGGCGGACGAATGGCTGGCACCGCTGCTGTCTGGCAAGCGGCGGCTCGGCGACATCGGCTCCAACGCGCTCGTCGGTGCTCTCGAAGGGCTGATTGGCTACGAACTCGCGCGAGTGCTCGACATGCTGGCTCCTGCCGAATTCGTCAGCCCCGCCGGCAGCCGTCATGCCATCGACTATGCAGCGCCCGCTGGCCCGACCGTGGAGGTGCGCGCACAAGCGCTCTTCGGACTGTCGCAGCATCCGCACGTGGCAAACGGCCAAGTGCCGCTGACCCTCGCCATCACCTCGCCTGCCGGCCGGCCCATCCAGACTACGAAGGACTTGCCCGGCTTCTGGGCCGGCAGCTGGCGCGACGTCGCGAAGGACATGCGCGGACGCTATCCGAAGCATCCGTGGCCCGACGACCCCGCCTCTGCCGCGCCAACGCTGCGGACGAAGCGCGCCGGTTAAGGCTTGCTGCCGACCGGCACCATCAGATGCGCGTAAGGCGTCCCCGCCCACATCACATAAGGCGCTGCCGTGTCCGGCATCGCGCCGGACGGATAACCGCTCAGCACCTCTTTCGACCCGACAATCATCACATGCGGACCCGTCTTCACCCACGCGTTCTCGGCTGTTGGCTTGGTCGCATAAGGGTCGACGTTGCTGGCGTCCGTTCCGCCTTCGAGCATGTACATCACCCCGACCGCGCCGGCGGGCGGCGTCTTGTGACCAATCCACGCCTCGGCCCATTTGCCGGCGTTGGCGTCGAAGCACATTGGATCCGGCCCCGGCGTTGCTGGGCTGTCGGGCATGCAGGTCCAGCCGTTCGTCCCCTTGCGGACGACCTGCATCGCGCCCTTGGCATCGGCGGTCATGATCGTCGCCTTGGCGGAGACGGAGGCCGGCGCGGCCGACTGGGCGCTCGCGATCAACGCGGCATCGCCGCCCTGCGCCGTTACCGCGCTCGGCGCGATTACAATTGCTGCGGCCGCAGCCAGCAACATACGCACTGTCGATTTTGTCATTGAGGCCCTCCTTCAGTGTCCGAGGAAGGACTCGTGCAATACCACAACGACAGCCGTTCCGCAGCACCGGCGGACTTGATGGAGAGCGCCGCTGCGCCTAGTCGCGGTTCCATGACGACTGCCCGCATTTCCGAGCTTGAACGCAAGACCACCCAGTCGGGAAAGGCCAACGCCGGACGCTGGCTGCTGGAGTTCGAACGGCAGGAGGCGCTTCGTCCCGACCCGCTCACCGGCTGGAACGGATCGGGCGACACCAACACGCAGGTACGCCTGAAATTCCCGACCAAGGAAGCCGCAATCGCTTATTGCGAGAAGCACGGGTTGGAGCACCACATTGTCCCGGCCACGCCGGTTCGGCTCAAACTCCAGGCCTACGCTGACAATTTCCGTTGAGATTGCGTAACAACACAGGCACATCTACCTAGCCGAGCTAGGGGGAGTACTGCGTTCAACCGATGTCAGGCTGGTGATCGGTACCAGACCTGAAGCAATCAAGATGGCACCGGTAGCACATGCGATAGCCGCCCGCGGCGGCCGGCCGACGCTCGTGCTTACCGGACAACACCCACGCCTTGACCCTGCCGAGTTTGGTCTCAGCCGGCTCGATGCCGTGCGTCTCCACGTGCCCGGCGAAGACGACCCCCACGCCCATGTCGGCAAGGTCACATCGGCCCTGCTGCCGCTGCTCGGGGTTCGGCCCGACTTGCTTGTCGTACAGGGCGACACGTCGAGTGCGCTGGGCGGCGCGCTCGCCGGATTCAGCGTCGGCGTGCCGGTGGCTCACGTCGAGGCTGGCCTGCGGACCCACGATCCGCACTTGCCCTGGCCCGAAGAGGAGTATCGCGTCGCCATCGACGCACATGCCGAGTTGCTCTTCGCTCCGACCGAACTCGCCGCCGCAAACCTCGAGGCGGAAAAGGTGCCCGGCGACATCCACATCACCGGCAACACCGGCATCGACAGCCT
This portion of the Sphingomonas limnosediminicola genome encodes:
- a CDS encoding polyprenyl synthetase family protein, with translation MTATVHTLSPPRAPSLDAMIGLVAADMNGVNAVILDRMQSKVALIPELAGHLIAGGGKRMRPMLTLACASLLGYPGTRHHKLAAAVEFIHTATLLHDDVVDGSGMRRGKRTANLIWGNPASVLVGDFLFSRAFELMVEDGSLKVLRILSHASAVIAEGEVEQLTAQRRVETDEEQYLTIISSKTAALFAAACRVAPVVSEADEDSEHALESYGKNLGIAFQLTDDVIDYASDAATMGKGVGDDFRDGKMTLPVILAYARGSDSDRAFWRAAMSGERATDADLAQAIDLLRSSDALQDTIERARQYGRRAIDSLGKFPASKAKSALVEAAEFAVARAY
- the hrpB gene encoding ATP-dependent helicase HrpB, which codes for MSLPIDAVLPDLLDALKAGARALLVAPPGAGKTTRVAPALLDQTWCDGQVLLLVPRRLAARAAAEFMASALSEKPGDTIGYATRLDSKAGKNTRVVVMTHGVFLARIQSDPELAGVSAVLFDEVHERSLDNDLALALALDAAAGLREDLRIVAMSATLDIERFKRLLNDPPTIVSEGKSFPLDVIHAGRDATARTEPQMASTIRSALAVHAGSLLAFLPGVAEIERTADALGTLPADVELHKLHGGIEPASQRRALAKPPAGMRKLVLATSIAETSVTLEDVRIVVDSGLARRPRYDRGAGLTRLVTERASRAAVTQRAGRAARQAPGVAIRLWEEAATASLPAHDPPEILEADLSSLLLTCLLWGEADPARLSFLDAPPIAALDEARARLSALGAIDHNGRVTDHGRAISSVPLEPRLAHMLLDARVRGLGSAATEVAVLLTERGLGGNDPDLELRWRRWRGDRSPRAQSARNLVSGWRRRLDINERDADVHDLGKALALAFPDRVSRRRDASSGSWQSIGGRGFRLDPASSLASSQWLAVGEVAGRASGARILSAAAIDEQDVLALFANRIETRHDRDFDPATGAVTPTRSRRLGAIRLSSGPDPSPDREGIERALVKGVREHGLDHLLWDDRSLQLRARAAFAHRHDTSTPLLDDETLLERADEWLAPLLSGKRRLGDIGSNALVGALEGLIGYELARVLDMLAPAEFVSPAGSRHAIDYAAPAGPTVEVRAQALFGLSQHPHVANGQVPLTLAITSPAGRPIQTTKDLPGFWAGSWRDVAKDMRGRYPKHPWPDDPASAAPTLRTKRAG
- a CDS encoding ETC complex I subunit translates to MTTARISELERKTTQSGKANAGRWLLEFERQEALRPDPLTGWNGSGDTNTQVRLKFPTKEAAIAYCEKHGLEHHIVPATPVRLKLQAYADNFR